In Chitinivorax tropicus, the following proteins share a genomic window:
- a CDS encoding sensor histidine kinase, protein MTIISQNRVPDALPDFRNLGTQVRILLAINLAILMAALTCSDALRDLANTFTAFSTVAQPTMLAAMLCLAAINEPLHRQSYSNGVLIVLGSTALICAIGAWVFGDPTIKVSERIIRALLYGATSSGVLLNYFYLRNRALSPALAEARLQALQARIRPHFLFNSLNAVLSMIRSKPRVAERALEDLADLFRVVMADNNQLSSLKRELELASNYLAIEQLRLGERLQLEWHIEKAPLQAKIPPLVIQPLLENAVYHGIEPCETPGIISINAYRSRNEVHLDIRNPFSPDDGKHHAGNKMAMGNIRERLALFFDAEASLTTTVGSNYYQVHIVLPYRE, encoded by the coding sequence ATGACGATTATAAGCCAAAACCGCGTCCCCGACGCCCTGCCAGACTTCCGCAACCTGGGCACCCAAGTACGGATACTGCTGGCCATCAACCTTGCCATCTTGATGGCAGCCCTGACCTGCAGCGATGCCCTTCGCGATCTGGCCAACACCTTCACTGCATTCTCAACGGTTGCCCAGCCAACCATGCTGGCCGCGATGCTATGCCTGGCCGCGATCAACGAACCCTTGCACCGACAAAGCTACAGCAATGGCGTATTGATCGTACTCGGCAGCACCGCCCTGATCTGTGCCATTGGCGCATGGGTATTTGGCGACCCTACCATCAAGGTGAGCGAGCGCATCATCCGTGCCCTACTGTACGGTGCCACCAGCAGCGGTGTACTGCTGAATTACTTCTATTTAAGGAATCGCGCACTGTCTCCTGCCCTTGCAGAAGCACGCCTCCAAGCCCTGCAGGCACGTATCCGACCCCACTTCCTGTTCAACAGCCTAAATGCAGTGCTGAGCATGATCCGCAGCAAACCCCGTGTCGCAGAGCGCGCACTGGAAGACTTGGCAGATCTGTTCCGCGTAGTCATGGCAGACAACAACCAGCTGTCTTCATTGAAGCGTGAATTAGAGCTGGCATCCAACTATCTGGCCATTGAGCAGTTGCGTCTAGGCGAACGATTGCAACTCGAATGGCATATTGAAAAGGCGCCGTTACAAGCTAAAATTCCACCGTTGGTCATACAGCCCTTGCTTGAAAATGCCGTTTATCATGGAATCGAGCCCTGCGAAACGCCGGGCATCATCAGCATCAATGCTTACCGCTCGCGTAACGAAGTCCATCTGGACATCCGCAACCCGTTCTCGCCCGATGACGGCAAACATCACGCCGGCAACAAGATGGCCATGGGCAACATCCGAGAACGACTTGCGCTGTTCTTCGACGCAGAAGCATCCCTTACCACGACCGTTGGCAGCAACTATTATCAAGTACATATCGTGCTGCCCTATCGAGAATAA
- a CDS encoding LytR/AlgR family response regulator transcription factor, translating to MAANAIRILIVDDEMPARQRLKDLIDDCPGALGLSIAGEAASGQQALTWLNENEADVALLDIKMPGMSGIELAQHMAKLPKPPAIIFTTAYDQFALQAFEVNAIDYLLKPIRLERLQAALEKANKFHAPPPSVKNLDQKSRQFLSVSERGKVVLVPIKDVLYLKAELKYVTVRTLAREYLLEESLTHLEQEFPDAFVRIHRNCLVARAYIAGFERATTQEGEGHWVAILNGVPERLPISRRQQAIVREYRHL from the coding sequence ATGGCTGCAAATGCTATTCGAATTTTGATCGTCGATGACGAAATGCCCGCTCGACAGCGCCTCAAAGACCTGATCGACGACTGCCCCGGCGCATTGGGCCTATCCATCGCCGGAGAGGCCGCCTCTGGCCAACAGGCACTGACTTGGCTGAATGAAAATGAGGCTGACGTAGCCCTGCTGGATATCAAAATGCCAGGCATGTCAGGCATCGAGCTGGCCCAGCACATGGCAAAACTGCCCAAGCCGCCCGCCATCATCTTCACCACCGCCTATGATCAATTCGCGCTACAAGCATTTGAAGTCAATGCCATCGACTATTTGTTGAAACCAATCCGACTCGAACGCCTACAGGCCGCATTGGAAAAAGCCAATAAATTCCATGCCCCTCCCCCTTCAGTCAAAAATCTCGATCAAAAAAGCCGCCAGTTCCTCAGCGTCTCTGAACGAGGCAAGGTGGTGCTGGTACCAATCAAAGACGTGCTGTATCTCAAAGCAGAGCTGAAATATGTCACTGTCCGCACATTGGCGCGAGAATACCTATTGGAAGAATCGCTCACCCATCTCGAACAAGAATTCCCCGATGCATTCGTCCGCATCCACCGCAACTGCCTAGTCGCACGAGCCTATATCGCCGGCTTTGAACGAGCCACAACCCAAGAAGGCGAAGGGCACTGGGTTGCCATCCTGAACGGCGTCCCCGAACGCCTCCCCATCAGTCGCCGCCAGCAAGCCATCGTGCGCGAGTATCGACACTTATAA